One Nocardia huaxiensis genomic window, GGAAATGCTGATCTTGATTAGGGTTGCTAACGGGGGAGAAGTGGGCGAGTTCCCTAGTGGGAGTGCTGTTTTCGCACTCCTGAAAAGTCCCTTTTGCATAGTTTGACCGGGTTGTTGCCGGCCGTCATCCCCCTAGCGGCAACCGATCATGAGGCCGCCCGCGGCTATCGCGCGCGCCGCTCCAGCCGTGCGCGATCCAGCACCGTCACCGATCCGCGGCTCAACCGGACCACACCCTGCTCCTCCAGTTCGCGCAGCACCTTGTTGGCGGTGGCGCGGGTGGTGCCCGCCATGGACGCCAAATCCTCCTGGGTGAGCCGGATTTGGGCGGGTCGCCCGTTCTCGTCCCCGTACACCCGCGCCAGATGCGACAGCCGCCGCAGCACCCGCGTCTCCACCGGCAGGTACAGCGCCTCCAGCACCGAGGCCGACAGCCGCCGCACCTGCGCCGCGAGCGAATTGGTCAGAAACCGTTCCACCTGAGGATGTTCCGCGCGCAACCGTTCCAACTGCACGCGATTGAGGGTGAGCGTGGCGGCGTCGGTGACCGCCACGATGGTCGCGGTCCGGCGCGCGTCCGGGCTCAGAAGTGCCTGCTCGCCGAACATTTCGCCGGGACCGAGGATGGTCAGGGTGGCGGTGTGCCCGAGGGGCGTGGTCACCCGCACAATCAACCGACCGGTCGTGATGAGATGCAGGCAGTCGCCGGGATCGCCCTCATGACAGACGATATCGCGCCGCCGGAACCGGCGCGGCGTGCACGCGGCGATGAACTCCCGCTGTTCGTTCGGCGAAAGCGCGTCCAGCAGTTCGAATTGCGTCACCCGGGAACCTCTCCGACTCATGCCTCAGCGCAACGCGACCAGTCGGTACACCGTCACCGGAAGGCTCTTGCCCTTGATATCGAAATCCCCCAGGCATTCCGTATCCGCCCGCGCCCCCAGCCGCTCCCGCGTCACCGGACCCACCACCACCGTCCCCGGCTCCGCCAAACCCTCCAGCCGCGCAGCCAGATTCGTCGTATCCCCGATGGCCGTGAAATTCCGCATCTCCCGCGCCCCCACATTCCCCACGATCGCGGGCCCGGTATTCACCCCCACCCGGAACATCGGCCACTCCACCCCGTGCGCCCCCGCCCGCTCCCGCACCGCCGCCGTGGCCCGCTGCAACGCCAGCCCCGCCCGCGCCGCCCGCACCGCGTGATCCCGTTGCCGCACAGGCGCATTGAAGATCGCCATCACCGCATCACCCACGAACTGCACCACGGTCCCGCCCTCCGCCAGAATCTCCGGCACGATCGCCCCGTAGTACGTGTTCAACATCCGCATCACCTGCACCGGCCCCGCCTTCTCCGCGAACGGCGTATACCCCCGCAGATCCGCCATGAGCACACTCACCTCGTGCACCTCCCCACCCAACCCCGCCTGCGACGGATCGGCCAGCAGCGCGGTAGCCACCGCGGGCGACATGTACGACCGGAACAACCCGTCCAATTGCTGGCAGAGCCGGGCGTTCTCGAGCACCACCGAGGTCTGCGCCGCGAACGACCGCGCCACCGCCTGCTCGGCCGGCCCGAGCCCGGCAGCGCCATACTCGTGATAGACAGCCAACACCGACGCACCGCCCTCCGGCCCCGCGGGTGGACGCTCGGTGTGGAAGCCGCTCCCACCCTCCTCCGCGGAAGTGGCGGGCCGCCACCCGAATCCACGTCGCGCCCGCCCGCCCCCGGGACCGGGCACGGGGCGCGCGGTTCCGAGACCAGGCGAGTTCCCGGGACCGGGCGCGACTCCGGGAGCGGGCACCGTGCGCGCGGGTGCGGTCGGCAGCGCCGGACCTTCGCGCGGTCCGTCCACGCCGAGCGAACGATGCGCCGCTGTAACCGGTCCCGGTGGGTTGGCGCTGCCGGCCGGTGGGTGCGGCACCGCGGTGGCGCCCACCGAAGTCGTGGTTCCGGTAGTGCCGCTCCCAGCCGTGCCGCTCCCGTTCGCACGGGTCAATTCCAGCACGCCGGTGTGAATTCCCTTGACTGTCAAGGGGAATGCGAAGGCTGCCGGGTTGGGGTGGCCGCCATCTTCGAAGATCAGTCGTCCGCCGGACAGCATGCCGATGCGGACGGTGTCATGTTCGAAGGCGTACCCCGCGAGGCGCTGGATCTCGGTGACGAGCTGGCGTTCACCGCGAATCACGCTGGCGCGCTCGCCGACTGCGACCAGCGCGCCGAGGCGGCGGACCTGTTCGCGCTCGTTGCCGAGTGCGCGAGCGCTCTGCTGGAGCACCGCCAGCTGCCGTTCGGTGAGACCGAAGCGGCGCGAAAGACGCTGGCCCACCGCGCCGAGCGGTTCGTCGGCGGGGACGCCACCGGCGGCGCGCTGGGAGAGGGCGGTCATCATCTCCTCGAGAGCGCTGGCGTAGTCCCGTTCCATGGCGGCGACGGTGCTGCGCAGGGTGACGCTGTCGAAGAGGCCGCGCACCGAGCCCTCCTTACGGAAGGTGCGGTGCGCGCTGACCGCGATGAGCGCGAAGGCCAGACCCAGCAGCACATGCCACTCCCACCAGCTGACCCGCCAGCTGCGGCCGAAGCCGACTGCGAACAGGGCCTCGGCGAGCAGCAGGAACGCGGTCAGCACGCTCAGCACGACCGTGCCGCGATTACGCAGGTACAGGTAGGCGTAGCGGATCGCGGCGGCGACGTAGCAGGCCGCCCCGAGGAAGGCCGCCGCCTCCAGCGGGCCCTGCACCTCCGACGGGTCCGGGACCGCGTCGAACGGCGGCACCCGGGTCAAGGACAGCAGCGCCCACGCCGACATGACCGTGATCGGCAGGGCGGCAAGCACTCCCGTGTACTTGTGGATGCGCGCGGTGGGACCGTACTCGACCGCCGAAGCCAGCGCCGCGAAGCCGCCCAGCACCATGCCCACCGGGACGGCCGTCGTGAACCCCACATTGGCCGAGGGCAGGATGACGCCGGGCGTCGCCAGCGCGTGCAGCGCCAGGAAGCCGGCGTTCAGCTGGAAAACCAGTGACACCAGGATCAATCGCATATCCCGGTGTGTGCGGGCGGCCCGCAGCAGCAGCACTCCCAGTGCGAGCGAGAGCAGCGCCGCGCCGAGGATCAGCCAGAAATGCACGCCCTGGTGCATGTATTCGTGGTCCAGGTGCGGATTCGCGACCAGCACCCACAGCCCGATCGCGGGCAGCGCGACATGCACCGCCCACACCAGTATTCGAATAGCCGACATACCTTCACCAGGTTCAAGCGGGCGTGAGCGTGACGGGCACACCGTTGAACACGGCATTGCCCGAAGGCGCGTCCACGAGCGAATCATCGGTCAGCACATTGGCGTTCACGCCCGCGTGCTCGCGCGCCACCGCCTGCGCACTGTCGGAGTGCCCCCAGCCGTGCGGCAGGCTCACCACGCCCGGCATGATGTCCTCGGTCGCCTCCACCGGCACGGTCAGCGTCCCGGCGGCGGACTTCACCACCACCTGCCCGTCGATGCCGAACCGCGCCACATCATCCGGATGCATGTGCAGCGTGCAGCGGTTCGATCCGCCCACCAGCGGCGCCACATTGTGCAGCCAGCTGTTGTTGGATCGCAGCTGCCGCCGCCCCACCAGCACCATCTCCGGCGCGGCAGCGCGCAACCGAGCCCGCAGCCGCGCGACATCATCCAGCAGTTGGCGGGGTGCGAGCTCGACCTTCCTGCCAGCGGTCCGCAATACCCCGGGCAGCCGCGGCTGCAATGGCCCCAGATCGATACCGTGCGGATTGTCCAGCAGCACTTGCAGATTCAGCGTGCCACCAGCCCACTCACCGTAGGGGCCGAGCTTCAGCATCATGTCGATGCGCTGTTCGGTGGTGTTCTCGCCGAGCAGCTCCGTGCGGCGATCCGCCATCCCGGCCTTGTGCAGCGTTCCCGCGATGACGATCTCATCGACGACGGTCAGCGGGTCCAGGCCGGGCGTGGGTTCCTGGCCGCTCACCGCGAGCGCGAGCCGTGCGATGACCTCCGCCTCGGAGAGGTTGTCACCCAGCGGCACCAGCGGTCGCGAGTAGCGGGCGTAGTTGTGCACCGCGAACTGGAGCAGCGCGAAATCGTAGTGCGGCGCCTGCACGATGCGCGGCGGCGGCAGGATCACGTCGGCGTGGCGGGTGGTCTCGTTGAGATAGCGATCGACGCTGACCATGAACTCCAGATCGGCGAACGCGGCATCGAGGCGCGAGCTGCCGGGTGCGGACAGCACCGGGTTCCCGGCGACGGTCACCATGGCGCGGATCTGGCCGTCACCGGGCGTGCTGATCTCGTCGGCGAGCGTCGCGACCGGGAATTCGCCCATGGCCTCGGGCAATCCGCGCACCCGGCTGGCCCAGCGGCCGGTGCGGAAGGGCCGGCTGCGCACGATCCCCAGCGCCGCGCCGGTGGGGAACATGGCTCCGCCGGGCGAGTCGAGATTGCCGGTGAGCACATTGATCACATCCACCAGCCACTGCGTGAGCGTGCCGAATTCGGCTGTGCACGTGCCGATTCGCGCGTAGACCGCGGCGGTGGGCGCGGCCGCGAGTTCGCGGGCCAGCCGCATCACGGTCTCCGCCGGGACCCCCGTCCGCGCGGCCACCGTCTCGGGCGTGAATTCGGCTGCGGCGGCGCGCACTTCGTCGAGACCCTCGACCTCGACGCGCACATCGGTGAGGTTCTCCGCGAACAGCGTGTGCACGATCCCGAACAGCAGGTACGCGTCGCTGCCCGGCCGGACGAACAGATGCTCGTCCGCGAGCTTCGCCGTGCGCGTGCGCCGCGGATCCACCACCACGAACCGCCCGCCGCGCTGCTTCAACGCCTTCAACCGTCCCGGGAAATCCGGTGCGGTGCACAGCGATCCATTGGATTCGAGCGGGTTCGCGCCCAGCATGAGCAGGTAGTCGGTGCGATCCAGATCCGGCACCGCCACGGTGAGCGGATCGCCGAACATGAGCCCGCTCGACACCTGCTTGGGCATCTGATCCGCCGTGCTCGCCGAATACAGGTTCCGCGTGGCCAGCGCGCGGATCAGCAGCGGCACATACAGCGCCCCGGCCACCGTGTGCGCGTTCGGATTTCCCAGATACAACCCCACGGCCTGATTCCCGTGCGCGCGGGTGATCTCCGGCAGCCGCTCCCGAATGATCCCGAACGCCTCGTCCCAGCTCACGGCCCGCCAGGAATCGGTGGCCCGATCCCGCACCATGGGCGCGGTCAGCCGGTCCGGATCCTCGTCGAGATGCCCGAGCGTCGCCCCCTTCGGGCAGAGGAATCCGCGACTGAACGGATCGGCCTGATCACCACGTATGGCGGTGATGTGATCGGCACTGTCCAGGGTGACTTCGAGTCCGCAGACCGCCTCGCAGAGCGGGCAGGTGCGCAGCAGGGTCCGGCTGCTATCCGTGACGGGGGTCATACCCCATAATCGCCCGCCGCCTCGAAAGGCGAAACAGGAAGCCATCATCGGCCCGTCACGTGCCGCGTTAACCGTCTGTGTCGGCAAGCCGACACACCCCGCGTTCCCGTGCGGACAGACCTCGAACCGATTCCCGAGCAGGCTTGCGACATGCGGTTTCTGGATCGAACACAAGCCCTCGACGCACTGCGCGAAGCCTGGGAGGACGTAGCCGCCGGCACCGGCTCGGTGGTCGCCCTGACCATCGCCGGCGAACCCGGCCTGTTCGTCCGCGTCGCCGACACACCCCCACCGGCTCCGGTCGCCAACCCCCACCACCTCACCACCCGCCAACAGGACGTCCTGGATCTGGTCTGCGCCGGCCTCACCAACGCGGAAATAGCGGATTACCTGGTGGTTTCGGTCCGCACAGTGGACCACCACGTCTCCGCCATCCTCCGCAAACTCGGGGTAGCCAATCGTCGCGCCGCCCGCGCTCTCATCCTCGACACCCACCCGATCCCACTCCGCCCCTCCGGCAATCCCACCCGCCCCAGAGTCCCCGCCACACACCACAATTCACGCCCCCTCCGAGTCCTCCGCAACACCGAGGAACTCTCCCGCCGCATAGCTGCCCTCACCGAGCGCAACGGCGCAGCCTGACAGCAAAAAACTGAGCGGCGGGACGAAATACGTCCCGCCGCTCAGGCGCGTCCAGGCAGTGTGAGCCCGCCCTCCGCGGCGCTCGGCGGCAGAGCCTCCGAGGCTCGGGGAATGAGGCGCCCGCCCCGACATCACCCGCCTGTGGACAATCGTCGCCGTCGGCGGTCGCGCGCTTGCTCGGGGGTTCGGGGGCGGAGCCCCTGAGGGCGTCGGGGAGTGAGGTCGCGCGTTTGATCGGGGGTTCGGGGGCGGAGCCCCTGAGGGTCTCGGGAGTGAGTCTCCCTCTGCCCCTGGGGGTTCGGGGGCGAAGCCCCTGAGGATTCCTGGAGTGGGCTGGCGTTATGTCCAGTGCCGATTATTTTGCAACGTTTTCACCCAGATACGGCGAAACCGCGGGTGCCGGGGAAGCACCCGCGGTTTCGCGGTCTCAGGACTCGAGCAGTCAGGAAGCCATGCGCGCCTTCACCGGCACGCCCTTGGCGGCGGCGCGGACAGCGGCGGAGATCGCCACCACCGGCGGCACCCAGCGGGCTTCGTGCGGCGCGACGGCCCAGGAGGCGTGACCCTCGGGCCCGGTGGCGACGCGGCTCGGCGGCAGCGGGATGCCGGCGCCGTCGGCGTGCACGATCACGCCGGAGGCGCGCAGCGCCTCGATCGCCATGGCGGCCTTGCGGACGCCGGTGACCAGGTGGATCTCGCGGCGCTCGGCGCCCGGGATCTCGATGACGGGCCCGGTGAGGTCGTTGGCCCGCAGGAAGCGGCGCACGAAGGCGGCGGTGTCGCCGGTGACCTCGATGCCCGCGATGTCCCCATCGGTGATCAGGCAGATCCCGTTGGCCGTTTCGGCGACCGTCCATCCGCGCTGCATGTACTCCTGCGCAGCCGCGCTGACGGAAGACGAAAACGTCGTACGCACTGGTTTCTCCATTCCCCGGTAGATCTAGATCCTGCTCTGTGCGGGGTATCGGAACCTGACGTCCGATCCGTTACAGGTTCTTTTTCCCGTGTCAGCTGTTTGTGCCCACAAAAGAGACCGTTCGTCGTTGTAGCTGACCCAGCAGTGCCGGCGGCGCATCTGTGACACTCGCGCGCCGGCCGTTCTGCCTGCGACGACGCCGTCAAGCTGGGTATCGCGCGGGATGCGGTGGTTCGTAACGCGTCAGCGGGGAAGTGTTCTAGAACACACCCCGGTCCCCTGTGCCCACGGGTGCGGCACCGGTGACACTTCGCATGCCGAAAAGGTCTGCGGGGAGAGGAGATCGTCGCCATGTCCGATCAATCGGGCAGCAGTGCACCCGAACTCGAGGAGTTCGAGGAGCTCGAGACCGAAGGCCGCTGGGCCGCTTTCAAAGACGCCGCCACGCGGCGCATGTCGAGACGGGTTGCCGAGGAGGCTGCGGAACCCGAGCCACCGGTCGAACCCTTCGCCAGCCCAAGCGCTTTCGGCTCCTGGGCGGCCGACGCGGCCCGTGCGCTGCTGGATGTGCAGTTCCAGCGCGCCGCCACCCGCACGCTGCTGCCGCTGACCTACATCCTGGGCCTGGTAGCCGCTTTCGCGGTGCCGATCTCGGCGACGGTGCTGCTGTGGCGGATTTCGGGCGTGCTGGCGGTGCTGTTCGCCGTACTGCTGGCCGTTCCACTGGGTTTGACGATCGCGGCCACGGTGCGCCTGCTGCTGGAGTTCGTGCTCAACGCGTCCCGGCTGGCCACCCGTGTGGAACATATTTCGGAAATGGGTGACGACCTTTTCCAGGCCCTCTCGGATGTGGCCGAACCGGTGAGCCAGCTCTCGGAAGATGTTCGCTCCGTGCAGTTCTGGCGCTATCGCAGGCGTCCGGCACGGAAATAAGGGCCGGCAAAGGAAAG contains:
- a CDS encoding molybdopterin-dependent oxidoreductase, with translation MTPVTDSSRTLLRTCPLCEAVCGLEVTLDSADHITAIRGDQADPFSRGFLCPKGATLGHLDEDPDRLTAPMVRDRATDSWRAVSWDEAFGIIRERLPEITRAHGNQAVGLYLGNPNAHTVAGALYVPLLIRALATRNLYSASTADQMPKQVSSGLMFGDPLTVAVPDLDRTDYLLMLGANPLESNGSLCTAPDFPGRLKALKQRGGRFVVVDPRRTRTAKLADEHLFVRPGSDAYLLFGIVHTLFAENLTDVRVEVEGLDEVRAAAAEFTPETVAARTGVPAETVMRLARELAAAPTAAVYARIGTCTAEFGTLTQWLVDVINVLTGNLDSPGGAMFPTGAALGIVRSRPFRTGRWASRVRGLPEAMGEFPVATLADEISTPGDGQIRAMVTVAGNPVLSAPGSSRLDAAFADLEFMVSVDRYLNETTRHADVILPPPRIVQAPHYDFALLQFAVHNYARYSRPLVPLGDNLSEAEVIARLALAVSGQEPTPGLDPLTVVDEIVIAGTLHKAGMADRRTELLGENTTEQRIDMMLKLGPYGEWAGGTLNLQVLLDNPHGIDLGPLQPRLPGVLRTAGRKVELAPRQLLDDVARLRARLRAAAPEMVLVGRRQLRSNNSWLHNVAPLVGGSNRCTLHMHPDDVARFGIDGQVVVKSAAGTLTVPVEATEDIMPGVVSLPHGWGHSDSAQAVAREHAGVNANVLTDDSLVDAPSGNAVFNGVPVTLTPA
- a CDS encoding DUF4282 domain-containing protein, yielding MSDQSGSSAPELEEFEELETEGRWAAFKDAATRRMSRRVAEEAAEPEPPVEPFASPSAFGSWAADAARALLDVQFQRAATRTLLPLTYILGLVAAFAVPISATVLLWRISGVLAVLFAVLLAVPLGLTIAATVRLLLEFVLNASRLATRVEHISEMGDDLFQALSDVAEPVSQLSEDVRSVQFWRYRRRPARK
- a CDS encoding Crp/Fnr family transcriptional regulator yields the protein MTQFELLDALSPNEQREFIAACTPRRFRRRDIVCHEGDPGDCLHLITTGRLIVRVTTPLGHTATLTILGPGEMFGEQALLSPDARRTATIVAVTDAATLTLNRVQLERLRAEHPQVERFLTNSLAAQVRRLSASVLEALYLPVETRVLRRLSHLARVYGDENGRPAQIRLTQEDLASMAGTTRATANKVLRELEEQGVVRLSRGSVTVLDRARLERRAR
- a CDS encoding adenylate/guanylate cyclase domain-containing protein; the encoded protein is MSAIRILVWAVHVALPAIGLWVLVANPHLDHEYMHQGVHFWLILGAALLSLALGVLLLRAARTHRDMRLILVSLVFQLNAGFLALHALATPGVILPSANVGFTTAVPVGMVLGGFAALASAVEYGPTARIHKYTGVLAALPITVMSAWALLSLTRVPPFDAVPDPSEVQGPLEAAAFLGAACYVAAAIRYAYLYLRNRGTVVLSVLTAFLLLAEALFAVGFGRSWRVSWWEWHVLLGLAFALIAVSAHRTFRKEGSVRGLFDSVTLRSTVAAMERDYASALEEMMTALSQRAAGGVPADEPLGAVGQRLSRRFGLTERQLAVLQQSARALGNEREQVRRLGALVAVGERASVIRGERQLVTEIQRLAGYAFEHDTVRIGMLSGGRLIFEDGGHPNPAAFAFPLTVKGIHTGVLELTRANGSGTAGSGTTGTTTSVGATAVPHPPAGSANPPGPVTAAHRSLGVDGPREGPALPTAPARTVPAPGVAPGPGNSPGLGTARPVPGPGGGRARRGFGWRPATSAEEGGSGFHTERPPAGPEGGASVLAVYHEYGAAGLGPAEQAVARSFAAQTSVVLENARLCQQLDGLFRSYMSPAVATALLADPSQAGLGGEVHEVSVLMADLRGYTPFAEKAGPVQVMRMLNTYYGAIVPEILAEGGTVVQFVGDAVMAIFNAPVRQRDHAVRAARAGLALQRATAAVRERAGAHGVEWPMFRVGVNTGPAIVGNVGAREMRNFTAIGDTTNLAARLEGLAEPGTVVVGPVTRERLGARADTECLGDFDIKGKSLPVTVYRLVALR
- a CDS encoding response regulator transcription factor, with product MRFLDRTQALDALREAWEDVAAGTGSVVALTIAGEPGLFVRVADTPPPAPVANPHHLTTRQQDVLDLVCAGLTNAEIADYLVVSVRTVDHHVSAILRKLGVANRRAARALILDTHPIPLRPSGNPTRPRVPATHHNSRPLRVLRNTEELSRRIAALTERNGAA